The DNA window GGCGAAGACGGCGTCGTCATGATCCTTGGCGTCCGCGGGATCGATGGTGACCAGCGGCAGGTCGCACCAGTCCTCGCGGTGATCCAGCGTCGCCGGTTTGACGGCTTCGGACTCGGCGATGACGTCGGACGGAAAGATATGCGGAATGTCGTGCGCGTGGATGGCGATCATCGAGACCGCCTTTTCGCTGGTCAGCGAACCCAGCACGTTGAGCACCTTGGCTCTCGGCAGCCCATAGCGAGAGGCCCGTGCGGGCTCGACCTCGACGAGATCGCCGTTCTTGGCGCCGTTCTGGAATTCCTTGTCGACGATCAGTTCGGGCTGGCGCCGTTCCACCGGCTCGATGCGGAAGGTGCCGTCCTGCAGAATGCGGAAGACACCGAGCACGGCATCGCTGCGCTTCTCGAAAATCTTCATCACCCGCCCGGTGTAGGCGGGGCCGGTCGCTTCGTTGGTCGGAAAGGTCTTCGCCAGCACGCGGTCGCCGATGCCGGGCGCCGGGCCGCTGCCGCCACGCGAGACGCGGATCGAGACGACGGGCGGTTCGCCGGTGCCCACGGCCTCGGCCGGGTGCGCCAGCAAAATGCCATCGCCGTCACGGCCAAAAATGTCGAGCACGGCGACATGGGGCAGGGCGCCGACGCGGGCCAGTTGCTTGCGCTCCTTGGTCAGGACGCCTTCGTCCTGCAGGTCGCGCAGGATGTCCTTCAGCCAGATGCGGTCGTCGCCACGCAGCGCGAACGCCTTGGCAATGTCGCGTTTTCCGGCGCGATCAGGATTTTCGGCGATGTAGCGCAGGATCTCGTCACGCGAGGGCCGGTAGTCGTCCTTGACCTTGGCCCTGGTGTCGGCGGTGCGCGGATCGCCGTGGCTCCTACCGGTGATCCTGCGCGCCACGCTGTCCTACCCTTTTTTCTTCGCGGCCGGCTTCTTGGCGACCGCTTTCTTGGCTGTGGCTTTCTTGGCAGCAGGCGCCTTGGCCGCTGCCGCCTTGCGGAACGGCTTCTTGCCGCCACCGCCCTTGGCTTCCTTCTCGGCAATCAGCGCCAGTGCGTCCTCGATGGTCACCGACTGCGGATCCCTGCCCTTGGGCAGGGTGGCGTTGACCTTGCCGAAATTCACGTAAGGCCCGTATTTGCCGTCGCGCACGACGATCTTGCCGCCGCCATCGGGATGGTCGCCAAGCTCCTTCAGCGCAGCGGCAGTGCCGCCATTGCGGCCGCCCTTTCCCTTCAACTGTTTCTCGGCGATCACCGACACGGCGCGGTTGAGGCCGATCGAGAACACATCCTCGATGCTTTCGAGATTGGCATAGGTGCCATCATGCAGCACGAACGGGCCGTAGCGGCCGAGCCCGGCCGAGATCATCTTGGCCGTTTCCGGATGCTGGCCGACATCGCGCGGCAGCGACAGCAGCGCCAGCGCCTTCTCGTGGTCGATCGACTCAGCTGTCCAGCCCTTGGGCAGGCTGGAGCGCTTGGCTTCCTTGCCGTCGCCACGCTGCAGATAGGGGCCGAAGCGGCCGCTGCGCAGCGTGATTTCCTCTGACGTGTAGGGATCCTTGCCGATGACCTTGGTGCCGTCTTCGCCGCCGCCATTCTCGCCATTCGGGTTGGCGGCGTCGCCGAGCTGGCGGGTGAAGGAGCATTCGGGATAGTTGGAACAGCCGACAAAGGCGCCGAACTTGCCGAGCTTCAGCGACAGATTGCCGGTGCCGCATTTCGGGCAGATGCGCGGGTTGGAACCGTCTTCGCGCGTCGGAAATACCAGCGGCGCCAGTTCTTCATTCAGCGCATCGAGCACGTCGGTGACGCGCAGTTCCTTGATGTCGGCGACGGCGCCGGAAAAATCCCTCCAGAAATCGCGCAGCACGTCCTTCCAGGCGAGCTTGCCGTCGGAAATCTCGTCGAGCTTCTCTTCCAGAGATGCCGTGAAGTCGTACTCGACATAGCGTTTGAAGAAGCTTTCGAGGAAGGCGGAAAGCAGCCGGCCCTTGGCCTGCGGCACCAGCCGGCGCTTGTCGATGGTGACGTAGTCGCGGTCTTCGAGCGTCTTCAGGATCGCCGTATAGGTAGAAGGCCGGCCGATGCCGAGCTCTTCCAGCTTCTTGATCAGCGAGGCTTCGGAATAGCGCGGCGGCGGTTCGGTGGTGTGCTGGGTGGCGTTGATTGCCTGACGGGCAAGCTGCTCGCCGGCACGGATCTCGGGCAGACGGCGATTTTCCTCGTCTTCCGCATCGTCGTCCTTCTGGTCGGTGTAGGCGGCAATGAAGCCGTCGAAGCGAACGACCGAACCGATGGCGCGAAGCTCGGCGGTGCGCGATCCGTTGACAGCCTCGATCTCGGCGGTGGTGCGCTCGATCTCGGCCGACTGCATCTGGCTGGCGATGGCGCGCTTCCAGATCAACTCATAGAGCCGCATCTGGTCGGAATCGAGATATTGCCTGACCGATGCCGGGGTGCGCATGAAATCCGTCGGGCGGATCGCTTCGTGCGCTTCCTGGGCATTCTTGGCCTTGGCGGTATATTGGCGCGGCTTTTCCGGCAGGTATTTGGCGCCGAATTCCTTGGCGATGGCATCGCGTGCGGCGTCGATCGCCTCGGGCGCCATCTGCACGCCGTCGGTTCGCATGTAGGTAATGAGGCCGGTGGTCTCGCCGCCGATCTCCATGCCTTCATAAAGCCGCTGCGCCACCTGCATGGTGCGGCTTGCCGAGAAGCCGAGGCCAGACGAGGCGGCCTGCTGCAGCGTCGAGGTGGTGAAGGGCGGGCCGGGATTGCGCTTGGTCGGCTTGGCTTCCACCGACACTGCCTTGAAGGTTGCGCCTTCAAGCATCGACTTGATGTCGTCTGCCTGCGCCTTGTTGGAAATGTCTAGCTTTTGCAGTCTCTTGCGATCGAAGGCGGTCAGCCGCGCTTCGAAATTCTCGTTGCGCGGCGTGCCCAGCAGAGCAGCAATCTGCCAATATTCCTCGCGGATGAAGCGCTCGATTTCGGATTCGCGGTCGCAGACCAGGCGCAGCGCAACCGACTGGACGCGGCCGGCCGAGCGGGCGCCCGGCAGCTTGCGCCACAGCACCGGCGACAGCGTGAAGCCGACGAGATAATCCAGCGCCCGGCGGGCGAGATAGGCATCGACCAGCGGCGCATCGATCTGGCGCGGATTGGCCATTGCCTCCAGCACCGACGATTTGGTGATGGCGTTGAAGACGACGCGGCTGACCGGCTTGTCTTTCAGCGCGCGCTTCTGCTTCAGCACCTCCAGCACATGCCAGGAGATGGCTTCACCCTCGCGATCCGGATCGGTGGCGAGGATCAGGCCGTCGGCGTCCTTGACCGCCTTGGCGATGTCGGCAAGGCGCTTGCCCGAGGCGGTGTCGACCGCCCAGGACATGGCGAAATCCTCGTCCGGACGCACCGAGCCATCCTTGGCCGGCAAATCCCTGACATGGCCGAACGAGGCCAGAACCTTGTAGTTCTTGCCGAGGTATTTGTTGATTGTCTTTGCCTTGGCCGGCGATTCGACGACGACGACGTCCATGAGGTCTCATATCAGCTGTGGTGCGGCAGAAGAATTCCGCTGCGCGCGACGAAATCTCGTTCTATTTGTCGCTCACATGGCCGCGCTTTTGCATCCGGTCAAGGGGAAGCGCCCAAATTGCGGGGCTCTGCGCAGCAATACACTCTTAGAGTGTATGGAGAAAATCACAGAATTTCGAGAAAGGGAGATGGTGGTCCCGAGTCATCGAAAACGACCCGTTTCATTTTTTTCAACGAGTCGAGGAAGAGGCGCCTGGTTACCGCTGGGTCGACGTCGTGGCAGGTTGGCTGACGCCGGCCGCCGGCTGCATGGAGATGCCCGGCGGCCAGCCCCTTGTCCCGCCAGCAGGCGGGATTGGCGTGCTCAGTCGGCCTTGACGATGTGCCAGACCTCGCCGACGCCATCGCCACTCACGTCGCCGGCTTTCTTGTCCTTGATGAAGGTGTAGACCGGCTTGCCGTCATAGGCCCACATCTTGGTGCCGTCGGTGCGGTCGACAACGCTCCATTCGTCGTCCGCCTTGGCGCCGGCTTCGGCCTTCAGCGGCGGCCAGTTGGTGGCGCATTTGTCGTAGCAATTGGTCTTGCCCTTCTCGTCCTTGTCATAGGTATAAAGCGTCATGCCGTTGGCGTCGGTGTAGATCTTGGTGCCATTGACCTCGGCTTCCTTCCACGCGTCGGCGGCGAAGGATGCGGCGGTGCTGAGCAAAAGCGCTGCCAGCCCTGCGGTTATGGTTTTCATGGAAATCTCCCTGGCTGATATCTGGAGACGCACGGGAAATCGCGGTCTCGCTGTATCAACGCCCGCGGGCTGCTGTTTCTTCCCCGGCAGGTGCATCGGCAAGAGATGATCTTGCCAACACAATGGTGATTGGTGGACAAGGCTGCGCATCGCTATATCGGCGGCACGGCATTGGAGTTCTGAGAAATGGCATTGGACATCGGCTATGTCAGCGCGGTCGGGGCAGGAGCGATCTCGTTCCTGTCGCCTTGCGTGCTGCCGCTGGTGCCGCCCTATCTCTGTTACATGGCCGGCGTGTCGGTCGACGATTTTCGTGGCAATGCGGGAACTACGGCGAGGGAAGGCGCGCGCGGTGCGCTGCTCTATTCCTCGATCGCCTTCGTGCTCGGCTTCTCGACCGTCTTTGTCGCGCTGGGCGCCGGCGCCTCGACCATCGGCCGGCTGCTGCGTGTCTGGCAAGAGCCGCTGGCGATGGGCGCCGGCGTGCTGATCATCCTGATGGGCCTGAACTTCCTTGGCGTCCTGCGCATTCCGCTTTTGTCGCGCGAGGCGCGCTTCCAGTCGCAGGGCAAGCCGGCAAGCGCGGTCGCGGCCTATGTCATGGGGCTGGCCTTCGCCTTCGGCTGGACGCCCTGCATCGGTCCGGTGCTGGGCCCGATCCTGACGCTGGCCGGCGGCCGCGAAACGGTGGGCGAGGGCGCTTTGCTGCTTGCCGCCTATTCGCTCGGACTGGGCATCCCGTTCCTGATCGCGGCGCTGTTTTCCGGCGCCTTCATGCGCTTCCTCGGCAAATTCCGCGTCCATCTCGGCCGCGTCGAAAAGGCGATCGGCGCGCTGCTGGTCGTCGCCGGCGTGTTTTTCCTCACCGGTGGCGTGCAGACCGTGTCCTACTGGCTGCTGGAGAATTTCCCGGTGCTGGGGCGGCTGGGGTAAACGCGGCAACTCGTGAGACCGTGAGACTGCCTATTTGCTGTGGATAAAATTCAACCCGTTGATTTTCTACCCGTTTTCGCGGTTGGACCCGCTGACTCAAAATCAGTAGGTCAACGAGAAAGAACAACGACTTAGCCGCCTCACGACGCGACTTTAGCGGTATTTTAGACTGGCTACTGGGGCGCAGCCACTTTGCCATCTGCCGAAAATCTGCCAACATAAGAAATCGGCCCGAACAGACCGTCTCCAAAGATTAAATGGAGAACTGTGTCATGGCGCCTCGCAAGTCGAAAAAAATCCAGCCTAGCCGCTTCTACTCTGCTCTTGCTCTTGGGGTGTGCCTGATAGATATCGTCGGGGTTCTGGCCGACAGCACAACTATCTATGATTGGCTGCATCGAACGGGTGCCATCTAATTCTAGAGGGTTTAGTATCTGTTGTGTGTGGATTGGCTCAGCAGCTCCACCATCTCACCGGAATTTAACCGCATTGGTGCAGCATGGCGCCACTGCTATCCTGTCTTGATTCCCAACCCTTTTCATATGGTTGTCCATCCATGAGCCAACGATCCTGCCTGTCCGTCATTCTCGCCGCCGGCGAAGGCACGCGCATGAAGAGCGTGCTGCCGAAGGTGCTGCACCAGATTGCCGGGCTGCCGATGGTGGCCCATGTGGTGAAGGCGGCCGAAGCCGCCGGCGCCGGTAGCCAGGCGCTGGTGATTGGCCATGGCGCGGACGAGATGCGCAAGGCGGCGGCGAAGTTTGCGCCGAAGGCCGAGACCTTCGTGCAGGAAAAGCGCCTTGGCACCGCGCATGCCGTTCTGGCCGCTCGCGAAGCGATATCAAGGGGTTATGACGATATCCTTGTGATGTTCGGCGACACGCCGCTGATCGACGCGGATGCGCTGACCGTGGCGCGGTTGAAACTGGCGGAAGGGGCGGCCGTCGTGGTGATCGGTTTCCGTCCGCCCAGTCCGACCGGTTATGGCCGGTTGATCGAGAAGGACGGCAAGCTGGTCGCCATCCGCGAGGAGAAGGATTGCTCCGAGGAGGAGAGGAAAATAACCTTCTGCAATGCCGGCATGATGGCGGTGGCCGGCGCCCATGCGCTGAAGCTGCTCGATGCGGTCGGCAACAAGAACGCCAAGGGCGAGTATTACCTGACTGACATTGTCGAGATCGCCGGCGCGCGGGGCCTCGATGTCGTTGCCACCGAAGCCAGCTTCGAAAGCGCGCTCGGCATCAACAACCGCGCTGAACTGGCGCAGGCCGAAGGTATTTGGCAGGCTCGTCGCCGCCATGAAGCGATGCTGTCAGGCGTGACGCTGATTGCGCCGGAAACCGTGTATTTCTCGCACGACACCGAGATTGGCACTGATACGATCGTCGAGCCCAATGTCTGGTTTGGTCCGGGTGTGAAGATCGCCACCGGCGCCAAGATCCATGCCTTCAGCCATATCGAAGGCGCCACCATTGCGTCCAATTGCGAAGTCGGGCCGTATGCGCGGCTGCGACCAGGCGCCGACCTGAAGACCAAGGCAAAAGTCGGCAATTTCTGCGAGGTCAAGCAGGCGGTTATCGAAGAGGGCGCCAAGGTCAACCATCTGACCTATATCGGCGATGCCCGGGTGGGCGCAGGTGCCAATATCGGCGCCGGCACCATCACCTGCAATTATGACGGCTACTCGAAATTCTTCACCGACATCGGCGAGGGCGCTTTTGTCGGCTCGAATTCGTCGCTGGTGGCGCCTGTCACCATCGGCAAGGGCGGCTACATCGCCTCGGGCAGCGTGATCACCGAAAGCGTGCCCGACGACGCGCTGGCCTTCGGCCGCGCCCGCCAAAAGACGATCCCGGGCAAGGGCAAGGAGTTGCGCGAGCGCTTTGCTTCGGCCGCGGCGGCGAAGAAGAAGGCGGCCGGCGCCGACCATTAGCTGTTAGCGGGCGGCGCTCTGACCGAAAGTGGCGGTCACCTCGATCTTACCGACGATGGCCTTGTTGAAATCATCCAGGTCTTCGGCGGGAATCCAGTATTCCAGATGCGCTCTGCTGCCGGCGTGTTCGACCCGATATCGATCGAGGAAGCTTTTCAGCACCTCAAATCGCGTGACGAAACCCGCGCCACTGGCGGGCACATTCCAGTCACGCGCGATCTGCACGGCATAGGCTTCTGATAGGACCGGATAGAAAATCGGCTGTTCGGGCAGGCGCGGTGGAAACGCACGCATGTCCGATTCTTCGATGAGCCCTAGCTCTTTGGGTCCGACCGGGCGCCAGAGTGTAACGGTGGTTTTGGCTTCATTCATGGTTCAAGCTTAGCCAAATATTTCCCGAACGAGAACCGAATGGCTGAAAAACCGAATGATTGCAGTAACCGGATTGCAAGAGCGGTCTGTCATGGTGCATGCGAGCAAGAAGCGTTCCATTACACGGGACGAAATGCAATGTGACTTTCACGGCAGGCCGGCCATCCCTAAATAGCGCTGGTTTTCCATGGGGAATCGGGGGCTTTCTGCATGTGCGGTATCGTTGGAATTGTCGGCCACTCGCAGGTTGCGCCGCTCATCGTCGATGCGCTGAAGCGGTTGGAATATCGCGGCTATGACTCGGCCGGTGTCGCCACCATCGAGCATGGTGAGCTCGGCCGCCGCCGCGCTGAAGGCAAGCTGGTCAACCTCGAACGCTTGCTGAAAAACGAGCCGCTCGATGGCACGATCGGCATCGGCCACACGCGCTGGGCGACGCATGGCGTGCCCAACGAGACCAATGCGCATCCGCATTTTTCCGACGGCGTCGCCATCGTCCACAACGGCATCATCGAGAATTTCGCCGAATTGCGCGAGGAACTGATCCGCGACGGCTATTCCTTCTCGTCGCAGACCGACACCGAGGTCGTCGCCCATCTGGTGGCGCGCGAACTGGCCAAAGGGCTGAAGCCGGTCGAGGCCGCGCATCAGGCGCTGAAGCGGCTGGAAGGCGCCTTTGCGCTGGCGATCATGTTCAAGGGCGATGAAGACCTGATCGTTGGTGCTCGCAATGGCCCGCCGCTGGCCGTCGGCCATGGCGATGGCGAGATGTTCCTGGGCTCCGATGCCATCGCGCTCGCCCCCTTCACCAACTCGATCACCTATCTGGAAGATGGCGACTGGGCGGTGGTGCGCCGCAACGGTGTTGAGATCTTCGATATCGACGGCACAAAGGTCGACCGCAAGCGCCAGCAGTCGCTGTCGACCAGCTTCATGGTCGACAAGGGCAACCGTCGCCATTTCATGGAGAAGGAAATCCATGAACAGCCCGAGGTGATCTCGCACACGCTGGCGAATTATCTGGATTTCGTCGGCGGTGTGTCCAAGCCGCTCGACCTGCCTTTCGATTTCGCCAAGATCGACCGGCTTGCGATTTCGGCCTGCGGAACCGCCTATCTCGCCGGCCTAATTGGCAAATACTGGTTCGAGCGCTATGCGCGGCTGCCGGTCGACATCGATGTCGCCTCCGAATTCCGCTACCGCGAAATGCCGCTATCGAAGAACGATGCCGCATTCTTCATCTCGCAATCGGGCGAGACCGCCGACACGCTGGCTTCGCTGCGCTACTGCCGCAAGGCGGGGATGAAGATCGGCGCGGTCGTCAACGTGCGCGAATCGACCATGGCGCGCGAATCCGACGTGGTGCTGCCGACGCTCGCCGGGCCGGAGATCGGCGTTGCCTCGACCAAGGCGTTCACCTGCCAGCTGTCGGTGCTGGCATCGCTTGCCGTGCGCGCCGGCGTGGCGCGCGGCACGATTTCGAAGGAGCAGGAAAAGACCTTCGTGCGCGAACTGTCGGAGGCGCCGCGCTTTGCCAACCAGGTGCTGAAGCTCGACCATCAGATCGAAAAGATCGCGCGCGACCTCGCGCACTACAAGAACGTGCTCTATCTCGGCCGCGACACCAATTTCCCGCTGGCCATGGAAGGCGCGCTAAAACTCAAGGAAATCTCCTACATCCATGCCGAGGGCTATGCCGCGGGCGAGTTGAAGCATGGGCCGATCGCGCTGATCGACGAGAACATGCCGGTCATCGTCATCGCGCCGCATGACCGCATCTTCGAAAAGACCGTGTCGAACATGCAGGAAGTGGCGGCGCGCGGCGGCAAGATCATCCTGATCACCGACAGCAAGGGGGCGGCACTGACGAGCGTGAAGACGATGGAGACGATCGTGCTGCCCGACGTGCCGGAAATCATCTCGCCGATCATCTACGCGCTGCCGATCCAGATGCTGGCCTATTTCACCGCCGTGTTCATGGGCACCGACGTCGACCAGCCGCGCAATCTGGCGAAATCGGTGACGGTGGAGTAGGTCTCATCCTTTCGTCATCCCATCCTCGGGTCTGCGTCGCTTCGCTTCTTGCTCCGCCCGTGGATGACGAAGGGAAGGATGTTTCGGCTAATCGCGAACGTGTGCTGCTTCCGTTTGGATTGAACCGCTGGAAGTGGCGGCATAATCGACCCTTTAAAAACTTCGCAGTTCCAATGCGCTCCCTGGTTCACTATGTTGCGCTGCAACCCGCGCCCCCGGTGAACCATGGCCGATGCTCCCAAGACCTCCGGCATGACCCGGCTGAGGAACTATTTCCTCACAGGCTTCATCGTCTGCGCGCCATTGGCGATCACCGCCTACATCGCCTGGTCGTTCATCGGCTGGGTCGATTCCTGGGTGAAACCCTATATTCCGGCCCGTTACAGCCCCGACACCTACCTGTCGTTTCCGGTG is part of the Mesorhizobium loti genome and encodes:
- the topA gene encoding type I DNA topoisomerase, with product MDVVVVESPAKAKTINKYLGKNYKVLASFGHVRDLPAKDGSVRPDEDFAMSWAVDTASGKRLADIAKAVKDADGLILATDPDREGEAISWHVLEVLKQKRALKDKPVSRVVFNAITKSSVLEAMANPRQIDAPLVDAYLARRALDYLVGFTLSPVLWRKLPGARSAGRVQSVALRLVCDRESEIERFIREEYWQIAALLGTPRNENFEARLTAFDRKRLQKLDISNKAQADDIKSMLEGATFKAVSVEAKPTKRNPGPPFTTSTLQQAASSGLGFSASRTMQVAQRLYEGMEIGGETTGLITYMRTDGVQMAPEAIDAARDAIAKEFGAKYLPEKPRQYTAKAKNAQEAHEAIRPTDFMRTPASVRQYLDSDQMRLYELIWKRAIASQMQSAEIERTTAEIEAVNGSRTAELRAIGSVVRFDGFIAAYTDQKDDDAEDEENRRLPEIRAGEQLARQAINATQHTTEPPPRYSEASLIKKLEELGIGRPSTYTAILKTLEDRDYVTIDKRRLVPQAKGRLLSAFLESFFKRYVEYDFTASLEEKLDEISDGKLAWKDVLRDFWRDFSGAVADIKELRVTDVLDALNEELAPLVFPTREDGSNPRICPKCGTGNLSLKLGKFGAFVGCSNYPECSFTRQLGDAANPNGENGGGEDGTKVIGKDPYTSEEITLRSGRFGPYLQRGDGKEAKRSSLPKGWTAESIDHEKALALLSLPRDVGQHPETAKMISAGLGRYGPFVLHDGTYANLESIEDVFSIGLNRAVSVIAEKQLKGKGGRNGGTAAALKELGDHPDGGGKIVVRDGKYGPYVNFGKVNATLPKGRDPQSVTIEDALALIAEKEAKGGGGKKPFRKAAAAKAPAAKKATAKKAVAKKPAAKKKG
- a CDS encoding cytochrome c biogenesis protein CcdA yields the protein MALDIGYVSAVGAGAISFLSPCVLPLVPPYLCYMAGVSVDDFRGNAGTTAREGARGALLYSSIAFVLGFSTVFVALGAGASTIGRLLRVWQEPLAMGAGVLIILMGLNFLGVLRIPLLSREARFQSQGKPASAVAAYVMGLAFAFGWTPCIGPVLGPILTLAGGRETVGEGALLLAAYSLGLGIPFLIAALFSGAFMRFLGKFRVHLGRVEKAIGALLVVAGVFFLTGGVQTVSYWLLENFPVLGRLG
- the glmU gene encoding bifunctional UDP-N-acetylglucosamine diphosphorylase/glucosamine-1-phosphate N-acetyltransferase GlmU, giving the protein MSQRSCLSVILAAGEGTRMKSVLPKVLHQIAGLPMVAHVVKAAEAAGAGSQALVIGHGADEMRKAAAKFAPKAETFVQEKRLGTAHAVLAAREAISRGYDDILVMFGDTPLIDADALTVARLKLAEGAAVVVIGFRPPSPTGYGRLIEKDGKLVAIREEKDCSEEERKITFCNAGMMAVAGAHALKLLDAVGNKNAKGEYYLTDIVEIAGARGLDVVATEASFESALGINNRAELAQAEGIWQARRRHEAMLSGVTLIAPETVYFSHDTEIGTDTIVEPNVWFGPGVKIATGAKIHAFSHIEGATIASNCEVGPYARLRPGADLKTKAKVGNFCEVKQAVIEEGAKVNHLTYIGDARVGAGANIGAGTITCNYDGYSKFFTDIGEGAFVGSNSSLVAPVTIGKGGYIASGSVITESVPDDALAFGRARQKTIPGKGKELRERFASAAAAKKKAAGADH
- a CDS encoding ADP-ribosylation/crystallin J1, whose amino-acid sequence is MNEAKTTVTLWRPVGPKELGLIEESDMRAFPPRLPEQPIFYPVLSEAYAVQIARDWNVPASGAGFVTRFEVLKSFLDRYRVEHAGSRAHLEYWIPAEDLDDFNKAIVGKIEVTATFGQSAAR
- the glmS gene encoding glutamine--fructose-6-phosphate transaminase (isomerizing), whose amino-acid sequence is MCGIVGIVGHSQVAPLIVDALKRLEYRGYDSAGVATIEHGELGRRRAEGKLVNLERLLKNEPLDGTIGIGHTRWATHGVPNETNAHPHFSDGVAIVHNGIIENFAELREELIRDGYSFSSQTDTEVVAHLVARELAKGLKPVEAAHQALKRLEGAFALAIMFKGDEDLIVGARNGPPLAVGHGDGEMFLGSDAIALAPFTNSITYLEDGDWAVVRRNGVEIFDIDGTKVDRKRQQSLSTSFMVDKGNRRHFMEKEIHEQPEVISHTLANYLDFVGGVSKPLDLPFDFAKIDRLAISACGTAYLAGLIGKYWFERYARLPVDIDVASEFRYREMPLSKNDAAFFISQSGETADTLASLRYCRKAGMKIGAVVNVRESTMARESDVVLPTLAGPEIGVASTKAFTCQLSVLASLAVRAGVARGTISKEQEKTFVRELSEAPRFANQVLKLDHQIEKIARDLAHYKNVLYLGRDTNFPLAMEGALKLKEISYIHAEGYAAGELKHGPIALIDENMPVIVIAPHDRIFEKTVSNMQEVAARGGKIILITDSKGAALTSVKTMETIVLPDVPEIISPIIYALPIQMLAYFTAVFMGTDVDQPRNLAKSVTVE